One region of Verrucomicrobiota bacterium genomic DNA includes:
- a CDS encoding Uma2 family endonuclease: MSLHTTVEARKLTIREFHALEPVLDPDYRYELLDGKILVMPVPGNPHTTVWRRLRRQLLRHERPGLYPWEGGLVLGDNDEPWPDLTLVALDPEGRPTNPNASEAKLVVEISCSTLSRDTHEKLQAYQAAGVPEYWVIDVSGRRVLRHLLPGYETQAFSAGPLSPQAYPDVTIDVGALFQDLKGQP; the protein is encoded by the coding sequence ATGAGTCTCCACACAACCGTCGAAGCCCGCAAACTCACGATTCGTGAGTTCCACGCCCTCGAACCGGTGCTGGACCCGGACTACCGCTACGAACTACTCGACGGCAAAATCCTCGTCATGCCCGTCCCCGGCAACCCGCACACCACCGTTTGGCGGCGCCTCAGGCGCCAATTGCTCCGCCACGAACGCCCTGGGTTATACCCCTGGGAAGGCGGCCTCGTGCTGGGCGATAACGACGAGCCTTGGCCGGATTTGACGCTGGTAGCCCTTGACCCGGAAGGGCGTCCCACCAACCCGAACGCTTCCGAAGCCAAACTCGTTGTGGAGATCTCCTGCAGCACCTTATCCCGGGACACCCACGAGAAACTTCAGGCCTACCAAGCGGCCGGCGTGCCCGAATATTGGGTCATCGACGTCTCGGGCCGCCGCGTCTTGCGCCACCTTTTGCCGGGATATGAAACCCAGGCCTTCAGCGCAGGCCCGCTCTCACCCCAAGCGTACCCGGACGTGACCATCGACGTCGGGGCGCTCTTTCAAGACCTCAAAGGGCAACCCTGA